Proteins from one Cicer arietinum cultivar CDC Frontier isolate Library 1 chromosome 3, Cicar.CDCFrontier_v2.0, whole genome shotgun sequence genomic window:
- the LOC140919698 gene encoding uncharacterized protein, translating into MTAATRGIKVTLPYFTKLKPPTFSGSSATEDPQQFIDSLEWLWRALGVARDWFDIVSRGRQVGSPPLAWREFSQLFMARFLSESVRDGLAHEFERLAQTEGMTVSEYSARFTQLSRHAPYPITEEMRVKRFIRGLKDYLFRYVVGSNCSTFNEVLSLALQIEQRQKEKGGNRQDSRKKQRVGGSYSNYSNRAGGSMFGYEGQQKLMSQRGGHSGQFHFGNCSRDGNAKVCYQCGQVGHIRRDCHVDTTHPSSSYASAPTALASSQAHSAPVRQSGNSYVRGSGTSQQGGRGFGGRGQIPVVRDHARVFALTRQDAQTSNAVVTGILYICSRDAHVLFDLGVTHSFVSSWFATRLGKCSSSLKEPLVVVTPVGENLLAKSVYHSCDITIDGKVLSVDLIVIDFVDFDVILGMDWLALHHATLDCHNKVVKFEIPGQLVFSFQGVRCWVPHNQISVLTANKLMRRGCQAYLALVRDTQVAEEKLEKIPIACEFPDVYPEELPGLPPDREIEFSIDLVPNIHPISIPPYRMAPT; encoded by the exons ATGACTGCTGCAACAAGGGGTATTAAGGTTACTTTACCATACTTCACGAAGCTTAAACCCCCTACTTTTTCTGGGTCTAGTGCAACTGAGGATCCACAACAATTCATTGATAGTCTAGAGTGGCTTTGGAGAGCATTAG GCGTGGCACGTGATTGGTTTGATATAGTGTCACGTGGTAGACAAGTGGGGTCACCACCGTTAGCATGGAGAGAGTTCTCTCAGTTGTTTATGGCTCGTTTTCTTTCGGAGAGTGTTAGAGATGGATTAGCTCATGAGTTTGAGCGATTGGCGCAAACGGAGGGTATGACAGTTTCAGAGTATAGTGCTCGTTTTACACAACTCTCTAGACATGCTCCTTATCCTATCACTGAGGAGATGCGTGTTAAGAGGTTCATCAGAGGATTGAAGGATTACTTATTTAGATATGTGGTTGGGTCTAATTGTTCTACTTTTAATGAGGTGTTGAGTTTGGCCCTTCAGATCGAGCAACGACAGAAGGAAAAAGGAGGCAATAGACAAGATTCACGGAAGAAACAAAGGGTTGGAGGATCTTATAGTAACTATTCGAATCGCGCTGGTGGATCTATGTTTGGTTATGAGGGGCAACAAAAACTCATGTCTCAAAGAGGTGGTCATAGTGGGCA GTTTCATTTTGGGAATTGCTCCAGAGATGGTAATGCTAAGGTGTGCTATCAATGTGGCCAAGTAGGTCACATCAGGAGGGATTGTCATGTAGACACGACACACCCATCCTCTAGTTATGCATCAGCACCAACAGCTTTGGCATCTTCTCAGGCTCATTCTGCACCTGTGCGTCaaagtggaaattcttatgttAGAGGTTCAGGAACATCTCAGCAGGGAGGTAGAGGATTTGGTGGTAGAGGTCAGATACCAGTAGTAAGAGATCATGCTCGAGTGTTTGCTTTGACTCGTCAGGATGCTCAGACATCCAATGCAGTAGTTACAGGTATACTTTATATTTGTTCTAGAGATGCTCATGTTTTGTTTGATCTTGGAGTTACACATTCTTTTGTATCCTCGTGGTTTGCTACTCGACTTggtaaatgttcatcttctttaaAAGAGCCTTTAGTTGTAGTTACACCTGTTGGAGAAAATTTGCTTGCTAAGTCGGTGTATCATTCTTGTGATATAACAATTGATGGCAAGGTGTTGTCGGTAGATTTAATAGTTATTGACTTTGTAGATTTTGATGTAATTTTGGGTATGGATTGGTTGGCTTTGCATCATGCCACTTTGGATTGTCATAACAAAGTGGTGAAATTTGAGATACCGGGACAATTAGTCTTCTCGTTTCAAGGAGTACGTTGTTGGGTACCACATAATCAAATCTCAGTCTTGACAGCTAATAAGTTAATGAGAAGAGGTTGTCAAGCTTACTTAGCCTTGGTAAGGGATACACAAGTGGCTGAAGAGAAATTGGAAAAAATTCCAATAGCATGTGAATTTCCAGATGTTTATCCTGAAGAACTTCCTGGGTTACCACCGGATAGGGAGATTGAATTCTCTATAGACTTAGTTCCAAACATTCATCCTATATCCATACCTCCTTATCGTATGGCCCCGACATAA